Proteins encoded together in one Lathyrus oleraceus cultivar Zhongwan6 chromosome 5, CAAS_Psat_ZW6_1.0, whole genome shotgun sequence window:
- the LOC127079054 gene encoding protein HESO1 encodes MEFAEGDQLKAAEKLESEKLARINFDPTRIVDLDALLCDAYDKQCPKPVHYHNRRDLIRIFNMMAKEIYGNSKFSPVVEEYGSFVMDIFNEKSDLDLSINFNKHSIEISRQKKIETLRRFSKKLRSIQRNGHVTALEVILSAKVPIIKVTDTGTGIECDLSVGNWDGIAKSHIIRAISAIDERFQKLSLLMKSWAKAHNINSSKDATLNSLSIVSFVAFHLQTCDPPILPPFSTLLEEGTDLESVTKIVKTYTNYGNKNKESLAKLFVTLLVKLASVENLWQNGYCSSSYKGSWVLKSWKYSMSIEDFTDPSQNVARAVRAEGFMAIYKCIHNSIDYVSRFLNGEIQGIELMDHLFGKPMVSSPGVKGTSTSTIDERKNNPPILQNPRPTKKKKRSLAKNQVPDFQRTKPRGTDQVHVPCSTLGVQSTSTCNINGNKNNPSTSSINENKNTLPTSNINENKDNPPTSTINGNKNTPPASSINENKNNPPTSTINGNKNTPPASGINENKNTPPTSSINENKNNPPTSNIIGNKNKPPTLRNPSPTKKQRRQLGKNQVRDFHRTEPWSTGQVYVPPSSNMPNGVASFTPPLPYQYQSPFATYSSNFKEHHSYVPRNVPPPPFGLNPVVFQGSYNPSVQSHHVSSQIHGDFFPTHHQNAVASNPYQGPFPHSSLQGRDYAHSRDYASPHVRDYTSLHRRDYASPHIRDYASLHRRDYASLHRRDYASPQGDYPMYNHRSD; translated from the exons ATGGAGTTTGCCGAAGGAG ACCAACTAAAGGCTGCGGAGAAGCTCGAGTCAGAGAAATTAGCTAGGATCAATTTCGACCCTACACGCATCGTTGATTTAGATGCACTTCTTTGTGATGCCTATGATAAACAATGTCCAAAGCCAGTTCATTATCACAACAGGAGAGATTTGATTCGCATCTTCAATATGATGGCAAAGGAAATATATG GCAACAGTAAGTTCTCTCCTGTTGTGGAAGAATATGGATCATTTGTAATGGACATTTTCAACGAAAAAAGTGATCTTGACTTGTCTATCAATTTCAATAAACATTCCATTGAAATTAGTCGGCAGAAGAAGATTGAGACCCTTCGGAGGTTTAGCAAGAAACTACGCTCAATTCAAA GAAATGGGCATGTTACTGCTTTAGAAGTTATCCTGTCTGCCAAAGTACCGATTATAAAAGTTACTGATACTGGAACAGGTATTGAATGTGATTTATCAGTCGGAAATTGGGATGGCATTGCAAAATCCCATATTATTCGTGCAATTTCTGCCATAGATGAAAGGTTTCAAAAGCTATCTTTACTG ATGAAATCATGGGCTAAGGCACATAATATCAACAGTTCCAAAGACGCCACTTTGAATTCTTTGTCGATTGTATCATTTGTTGCTTTTCATTTGCAG ACTTGCGATCCTCCCATATTACCTCCATTCTCTACTTTACTTGAAG AGGGAACTGATCTTGAGTCTGTGACGAAGATTGTTAAAACTTATACCAACTATGGGAATAAAAACAAAGAGTCATTGGCCAAGCTTTTCGTTACTCTTTTAGTCAAG CTAGCATCAGTTGAAAACCTTTGGCAGAATGGATATTGTTCGAGTTCATACAAAGGGTCGTGGGTTCTAAAATCATGGAAATACTCAATGAGT ATAGAGGATTTCACAGATCCATCACAAAATGTCGCTAGAGCAGTTAGAGCTGAAGGATTTATGGCGATCTACAAATGTATCCATAATTCCATTGACTATGTTTCGCGGTTTTTAAATGGCGAGATCCAGGGAATTGAATTAATGGACCATTTGTTTGGAAAACCTATGGTTTCATCTCCAGGAGTCAAGGGTACTTCTACTAGCACCATCGATGAAAGAAAGAATAACCCTCCTATTTTGCAAAATCCCCGCccaacaaaaaagaaaaaaagaagcTTAGCTAAAAACCAGGTTCCAGATTTTCAACGAACTAAACCCCGGGGAACAGATCAGGTGCATGTACCATGTTCTACTCTAGGAGTTCAAAGTACTTCTACTTGCAACATCAATGGAAATAAGAATAACCCTTCTACTAGCAGCATCAACGAAAATAAGAATACCCTTCCTACTAGCAACATCAATGAAAATAAGGATAACCCTCCTACTAGCACCATCAATGGAAATAAGAATACCCCTCCTGCTAGCAGCATCAATGAAAATAAGAATAACCCTCCTACTAGTACCATCAATGGAAATAAGAATACCCCTCCTGCTAGCGGCATCAATGAAAATAAGAATACCCCTCCTACTAGCAGCATCAATGAAAATAAGAATAACCCTCCTActagcaacatcattggaaataaGAATAAGCCTCCTACTTTGCGTAATCCTAGTCCAACGAAAAAGCAAAGGCGACAGTTGGGTAAAAACCAGGTTCGAGATTTTCACCGAACTGAACCTTGGAGCACAGGTCAGGTATATGTACCACCTAGTAGTAATATGCCCAATGGCGTTGCTTCTTTCACTCCCCCACTCCCCTATCAATATCAATCACCGTTTGCTACTTATAGTTCAAATTTTAAGGAGCATCACAGTTATGTTCCACGGAATGTTCCTCCTCCTCCCTTTGGCTTAAACCCAGTTGTTTTCCAAGGTTCTTATAATCCTTCCGTACAGTCCCATCATGTTTCGTCACAAATACACGGGGATTTTTTTCCAACACATCACCAAAATGCAGTAGCTTCAAATCCCTATCAGGGTCCATTCCCACATTCCTCATTACAAGGAAGAGACTATGCCCACAGTAGGGACTATGCCTCACCACACGTAAGGGACTATACCTCACTACACAGAAGAGACTATGCCTCCCCACACATAAGGGATTATGCCTCACTACACAGAAGGGACTACGCATCACTACATAGAAGGGACTACGCCTCACCACAAGGGGACTATCCCATGTACAATCACAGAAGTGATTAA